The following is a genomic window from Anas acuta chromosome 3, bAnaAcu1.1, whole genome shotgun sequence.
tTCTCTGTCTGAATTCTAGCACCCTGATTTCTAGCAATCAACACCTTTAGAAGCCTGCTACCCTATACCTTTCCAAATGCCTTAATTAGAAAGAAAGGCAGCAatgaaatcaaaatcaaaagctTATATGAAATCACTACTAATTACCTCGATCTCTTCAAGGAACCCGATCGGGACCGTCGGGGAGACACAGATCTAGACCTACGAGGAGAAACGGACCGGGACCTACGATAGGAAGCAGACCTGGACCTGCAAAGAAACCAAACAAGGTTACAGTTGAGTAAGGTTACAGTGCAAACAAGGCTCTTTgtaagtaaaagaaagaaacaagagtGAGATGCAAACATAAACATACCTCCTACCACGACTTCGACTGCGTGACCGAGAATACCTCCTTCCTCGGGACCTGGAACGGGATCTAGACCGGGACCTGGGTTTAGGTTGGAGAAAACACGTATCAGAAAACAGCTTCAGCCACCACTACATGTGAGGCCCTGCTGAAGTCAAAACTTTCAGACAACTAAAGAACTAGCATCTGTGAGTTGGAAAAAATCTCTGGGCCTACTTGTCTTGAGCAATTTTACTACCTAGAAAAATGTTAAGAGCTGAATTACATTGCAGAATTACATTAgaataaaaaaacactgtaatgcgtatttaaaataaaccttgCAAGTTTGCAGGTCGACCCTCTTTGGCCCAAGGTCTAGCAGATCTAGACGATCTAGAAGTATCTATAGCCGATCGCTGCATCTAGGTGTTCTCTTCAATCTAACGACGATCAAACTGACAGCCCAATGAGCCAGGGTGAGGCTTGATTGACGCAAGAAGATTTTTCTAGCTGGGAATGTGGTCAATCTGGTGTTCCTCTTTCTAAACCGGAGGGGGGGCCCCAACTGAAAGCCAAATTTACTGTTACGGCGGTCACCGTCTCAAATTTTCTGCCCTTAAAGAATAAGGTGAAGCTACGTGTAGATGGCTCGAGGGGATCTGGCCTCTTATGCTGATCACCTCAAGGTCTAGGAGGATCTTAAGTGTCGGATTTGCAAGGCGCCTCAGCATGAAATCTTAAGGCTCGTGACATTCTGAATCAAGGCGACTGACTCAAACGAAGAAACCTGAAAGGTTTTGACCAGGTTGATTATTAAGATAGTAACATTTGATAGAAATAGCAACAAATTGTAATATACACCTATACATTTACGCTAGAgttaagttttaaagaaaactggTGTAACATTCTGTTCTTTGCTAATAAGAGCTACACAAAAGTGAACTGGCGAAGCAACCCAGCCGCACCGCTCCCACACGTACCTGCTCCTCCTTCGGCGACTATAGCGATGGCAATCATAAGCATAGTGGCCTTTCTCACCACACTCATAGCATCTGTCATTAGGGTCAAAGGGGCGCCGGGCAGGAGGCCTGTCGTAACGGGAGCGACGGGGCATCCCCGTCGACACTTCCACTCTCACCCTGGAGCCACAGATCACCCTAAAACAAGACAACAATGGCTCTAAGTTAACCGCTAACGTTTACGGCAgaactacttaaaaaaataataataatggagaGAAAAGTCCCAGAACTACGTAAAGAAGAAACGGAAAGGGAACACCAATTCTCTCTCCAGACTTAAAAATGGCGCCAGCTCCCGCCAACAGCAGCAGCGCTCACGTACTTCCCATCGAGCCCACGGACGGCGTCCTCAGCATCCCTCGGGTCTTCGAACTCCACGAAGGCGAAGCCCGGCGGGTTCCTGGCGATCCACACGGTTCTCAGCGGCCCGTAGTAGCTGAAGGCTCTCTCCAGCTCGCCTTTGCCGGCGCCGGTGCCCAGGTTCCCCACGTACACCTTGGTCTCTGAGGGGGAGGGAGCCGGGGGTCAGCGCCGCTGCCCTGAGGGCTcggggcggccgccgccatcttgtgaGCGCGGCCCCCTCCCGCCTCCCGCGCGGGCAGCGCGGCCGCACCCCTGCCCCCTGCCGCCGCTGAcgcaaaatggcggcggcggcaACGGCGCCTAACGGCCGCCTCGCCTCACCtcaccttcccctccctcccttccttcaccTTCCCGCCCCggctccgctcccctcagccgTCTCCCCCCGCTTCCTCCCGCCTCCCTCCCTCGCTCTCTCCCCTCCTCGCCGCCCGCTGCCCGGCCGCTCACCGCCTCCATAGCGGCCGTAACGCGACATCCTAACGGCTCTGCCAGCCGCCGCTCCGCGCGCGCACGCGCCTGCCCTTCGCCGCCCGCCCACCCGCCCTCCCTCAGGCGGCGGCGCTGCGCATGCGCGCGGGGAGGGCGCCGGTTGTCgcctgaggagaaaaaaggggaCGGGGACGGCCGGGAGCGGAGCTGCGGTGTGGCTGAGGGAGAGGAGCTGTTCTCATCCAAAAagcgttttttttttgcctcatgAAGCGCTTATTTGTGGCTGAATTTGCGGTGGGAGAGCTGTAGCTGCCCGCGGTAGCGAGCCGTGTCTGTCAGACGAGGCTCGGATggcagggaaaaataaactgttgaGGCTTTGTTGAGAGCAAATAGTTAAACTTTCagcattgaaaaacaaacagcaaaaaaaaaacattagggAGTGAGagcagaaagaattaaaactggAAATGCTTAAAGCATTTTGCTCCAAGTGACTTTGAACAAAATCCTCTCCAGCCCGATGCAGAAAGGCATCAGTTATTTACAAAGTTATTTACATCCCGAAGGACTGAGATGTGTAATACACAGAAACACGTGTGTATATCTGAGAACACTGCAGTCATTCTTTCCACTGATTTTCCTTCAAATGGGAGCTAAGATTTCTCACTGGTGCTTGCTCTTACAGTGAAAACAACCAAATTTGCTAGTTTCTGCTTCCTTAGTAAACTACACCTGAGAGAAAGCAGGAGCTGATGAAGTAACTCATCCATAAATCCACCGCACTGGGAATTGAAACATTaccagaacaaagaaaaatccctCTTTAAGCCtgcaaaataccatttttttccctttatacCTGCggtattttatttcctgctaGTATCACAACATCaccacattttcatttatattccTGAGCGATGGAAGCTTGTTTGCTTCATCCACAGGGAGCGGTTCAGTAGCAGTCTTAAAATACAGAAGctccctggggaaaaaaaaaagaaagtttatcGCTCATGCAGCTGCACAGGAATAGCTCGCAAATAAAACTTGCAGGGAGCAAAAAGAGCAGTTGGCACGTCGCAGATGCCTCGAGGATGAACCTGGAAGCATTAACACGGGAGAGGACCCGAGCCAGGATCTGCACGCTGGCTGCAGCCGCCCCACGCATTATTTGGGGTCACGCATTGAACAGCAACACCTCCCCTATGGCTGCTGAGCCCTAGCGCGTTTTTAGGACGCTCCTCGGCAGCCTCCATCCGGCTGCTTTCACAAAACCCGGGGCGGGCTGGCGGCAGgaagcggcggggccgggccgagcccaC
Proteins encoded in this region:
- the SRSF7 gene encoding serine/arginine-rich splicing factor 7; translation: MSRYGRYGGETKVYVGNLGTGAGKGELERAFSYYGPLRTVWIARNPPGFAFVEFEDPRDAEDAVRGLDGKVICGSRVRVEVSTGMPRRSRYDRPPARRPFDPNDRCYECGEKGHYAYDCHRYSRRRRSRSRSRSRSRSRGRRYSRSRSRSRGRRSRSASYRRSRSVSPRRSRSVSPRRSRSGSLKRSRSRSRSRSRSRSVTWPRSRSRSHGRSKSGSPAKSRSKSRSPSPKRSRSPSGSPQRSASPERMD